CTTCTGCTGACAGGAATTGTATCCTTCCTTGCAACATTTGCATCCTGGGGCATAAAGAAAGCTGCTAAAGGCTATTTTGCGATGTACCTTCTGCTTGTTACAGGTATGATGGGCGTATTCGTTGCTTTAGATTTCTTCTTATTCTATGTATTTTGGGAATTAATGCTGCTTCCGATGTACTTTTTAATCGGTATTTGGGGCGGTCCTCGTAAAGAATATGCGGCTATTAAGTTCTTTCTTTATACGCTTTTCGGTTCTGTATTCATGCTACTGGTGATGATTGCTCTCTATTTTGCGGTCGGTTCATTCAATATGTTTGAAATGATGAATCCTGCTAATTACGATCAAAATTCAATCCTTTACGGATTTGGTACAAATTGGAGATATATCGCTTTCGCGGCACTCTTTGTAGGGTTTGCCATCAAAGTTCCGATTGTACCATTTCATACATGGTTGCCGGATGCGCACGTAGAAGCACCTACTGCAATATCTGTAATTCTTGCCGGCGTACTTTTAAAAATGGGTACATACGGTATGATACGTATTGCCTGGCCTATGTTCCCTGATGCTGTGGTTTATTTTAACTGGTGGATAGCGTTTATAGGTATGGTGAGTATTGTCTATGGAGCTTTATGTGCATTGGCTCAGTTCAATGTTGGCAAACGAGACTTCAAAAAGCTTATCGCTTATTCATCTGTCAGCCATATGGGTTACGTTATGCTCGGTCTTGCTGCTCTTAATACCGAAGGTTTGGTCGGAGCAATTTTCCAGATGTTTAATCACGGTACTATTACAGCTATGCTCTTTATGATTGTTGGCGTACTTTATGACAGATCTCACACACGTAATCTCGATGAGTTTGGTGGTATGGCTAATAAAATGCCGGTTTACACAGGTATTATGACGATAGCATTTTTTGCAGCTATTGGTCTTCCGGGGCTTAGCGGCTTCGTCAGTGAAGCACTTGTATTTTTAGGTGCATTCAAAACTTACCCTGTGCTTACTGTGATTTCAGGACTTGGTATCATTCTTGGTGCAGGCTATATGCTCTGGGCACTTCAGAAAGTGTTCTTTGGAAAACTTCCTGAAAAATGGTCAGGTCCTTGGGATACAACAGGAAAAATTTATAAAAATGATGATATAAATTATATCGAACTTAGTGGTTTGGTTCCTCTTGCAATTATTGTGATTTATCTTGGTATCAACCCAAATCCTGTTATCGGTATGATGACTTCTTCAGTCAATCATTTTGTTGAACTGATTAGAATTGGCGGCAACTTTGCCGGTTTGTAATTAATTATTGTTGAAAATTAAAAAAAAGAATAGATATGTACGATGCAATTGTCAATGACTTATTAAACAGTCTCGGGTTATTCAGACCCGAGCTGGCATTGCTTGCAACTTTTGTCTTGGTAATTATTGCAGACTTAGTATTCAAAAATAACAAGGTAAATGCCGGCATTTCAATTTTAGGAAGTTTAGTAACTGCTGTGTTTTTGATTATGCAGTCCGGAATTGTTTCCGGAGCATTTCAAAATCTTACATCAGTTGACCCCTTTGCTGACTTCTTTAAAATGATTATTATCATTTCGACTATACTTGTGCTTGTGATGTCGGAGTTTAGTGAAGAACTTCATAAGCGTGATGTATGGATGGGCGAGTATTATATGCTTGTTCTTGGTATGGCAATTGGTATGTTTTTGCTTGCCGGTGCATCAAATCTCATATTGATTTACCTTGCTGTCGAAACTATGAGTATGAGTTCTTATGTTCTTGCAGGATATACTAAGGAAATAAAACGCTCAAGTGAAGCCTCACTGAAGTATGTTATTTTTGGTTCGCTATCTTCGGGTATTATGATTTATGGTATGTCGCTGATGTTTGGTATGACAGGTTCCTTGAATATTTACGAAATTCAGACATACTTCATGCAGTACGGATTTAGTGAACTATCAGTATTTATTTCAGGGCTTATGATTATTGCAGGTTTTGCGTATAAAATATCCGCTGTACCTTTCCATTTCTGGACACCTGACGTTTATGAAGGCTCACCTGTTTCGATAACTGCATATTTATCAGTAGCATCTAAAGCTGCGGGTTTTGCAATCTTTATCAGATTTATGCGACTTGCTTTCCTTGATACTAATGCATCAAGCGAGGCAAATTGGGCATTGCTCGAAGGACTACCATGGGATTATATAATTGCTATATTTGCAATTGCCACAATGACGCTTGGCAATTTTGTAGCTCTCTGGCAAAGTAATGTCAAACGTATGCTCGCTTATTCATCAATCGCTCATGCCGGCTACTTGCTGATGGGTGTTGTTGTTATGTCAAGTTCAGGTATTATGAGCATACTGGTATATTTCTTCTTCTATATGCTTATGAATTTCGGTGCTTTCTTTGTTGTAATGTTATTTGCCCATAAGATTGGCAGTGAAGAACTCGATGATTACGAAGGACTCGGTTACAGGGCTCCTGTTATGGCTACGTTTATGACAATATTTATGGTTTCGCTAACCGGTCTTCCGCCTACTGCGGGTTTTGTTGGTAAACTTGTACTTTTCGGTGCAGTACTTGAAGGTGGGTGGTATTGGATGGCGGTAATTGGTGTTCTCAATAGTGTTATTTCACTTTTCTACTATGCCAAAGTTATTCGCAATATGTGGGTCAGAAAAGTTGAAGCAAAGAAAGAACCATTCTCTTTCTCTTATGCAAGCCAATTAGTTGTGTTTATGCTGGCTCTACCTACTTTGATTTTCGGTTTGTTCTACGGACCAATTTTGAGATGGGCTGAGTTCTCAGTCAAAATGTTCTTAGGCAACTAATTACAGTAACTATCAATATATTTAAAAATCCCTGTAAGCATATGTTTGCAGGGATTTTTTGTTGTATGATACGTTTAATTACTTGTAATCATTTGAGATAACTATGAATATTGTTATTTAACTTTTTGAATTTCATTTAGCTTATACCTGAATTCGTCGAATTGTGGTCTGAGGATGAGTTCAATAAAAATCAGCCCAACAATTCCTATTAATTAATATATTCAATTCTGTAACTTATCTTTTGACAAAAAATATTGATTAATTCGGTTGGTTTTTATTAATGGATGCATTGCCTTCGATTCTGAATGAAAAAAACTTCTTTAGAAGATGTCCGACACCTTGCAAGTGTCGGACATCTGATTTGGCTACATAATTTTATCGCAAAGGGCTGAAGCCCTTTGTTGCAACTTTTGATTAAACTTTCAACTTTTTACTATCTCACATCTTCACAAATTTCTTGACAATGGAGCAAGCTCCATTGCTTCCAATAATTTGTACGAAATACACTCCCGTGGGCAGATGAGATACATCAA
This window of the Ignavibacteriota bacterium genome carries:
- a CDS encoding NADH-quinone oxidoreductase subunit M; protein product: MLTWITFLPILGMIAILAIPSGKDELSRARSLNYFRYITLFVTFIQLVLALVIYSNFNLSMPGINDAGSMQFVERFTWISVTGLPMFGNLTIEYFMGIDGISMPMLLLTGIVSFLATFASWGIKKAAKGYFAMYLLLVTGMMGVFVALDFFLFYVFWELMLLPMYFLIGIWGGPRKEYAAIKFFLYTLFGSVFMLLVMIALYFAVGSFNMFEMMNPANYDQNSILYGFGTNWRYIAFAALFVGFAIKVPIVPFHTWLPDAHVEAPTAISVILAGVLLKMGTYGMIRIAWPMFPDAVVYFNWWIAFIGMVSIVYGALCALAQFNVGKRDFKKLIAYSSVSHMGYVMLGLAALNTEGLVGAIFQMFNHGTITAMLFMIVGVLYDRSHTRNLDEFGGMANKMPVYTGIMTIAFFAAIGLPGLSGFVSEALVFLGAFKTYPVLTVISGLGIILGAGYMLWALQKVFFGKLPEKWSGPWDTTGKIYKNDDINYIELSGLVPLAIIVIYLGINPNPVIGMMTSSVNHFVELIRIGGNFAGL
- a CDS encoding NADH-quinone oxidoreductase subunit N, with the protein product MYDAIVNDLLNSLGLFRPELALLATFVLVIIADLVFKNNKVNAGISILGSLVTAVFLIMQSGIVSGAFQNLTSVDPFADFFKMIIIISTILVLVMSEFSEELHKRDVWMGEYYMLVLGMAIGMFLLAGASNLILIYLAVETMSMSSYVLAGYTKEIKRSSEASLKYVIFGSLSSGIMIYGMSLMFGMTGSLNIYEIQTYFMQYGFSELSVFISGLMIIAGFAYKISAVPFHFWTPDVYEGSPVSITAYLSVASKAAGFAIFIRFMRLAFLDTNASSEANWALLEGLPWDYIIAIFAIATMTLGNFVALWQSNVKRMLAYSSIAHAGYLLMGVVVMSSSGIMSILVYFFFYMLMNFGAFFVVMLFAHKIGSEELDDYEGLGYRAPVMATFMTIFMVSLTGLPPTAGFVGKLVLFGAVLEGGWYWMAVIGVLNSVISLFYYAKVIRNMWVRKVEAKKEPFSFSYASQLVVFMLALPTLIFGLFYGPILRWAEFSVKMFLGN